The following proteins are co-located in the Sporosarcina pasteurii genome:
- the rseP gene encoding RIP metalloprotease RseP: METVIAFIIVFGSLVFFHELGHFLFAKKAGIMVREFAIGFGPKIIGITKGETIYTIRLLPLGGYVRMAGEDFDTVELLPGYRVGLYIGQTGEVEKLYLNQNISNPDILFMETEKSDLDKELYIEGYSDDGEFVRYPIARDAVIIEKGQETIIAPYDRQFESKPLASRAMTIFAGPLFNFILSFLIFLTIGLLQGVPTNEPVITEVQSSGAAYEGGMQDGDYVKEVNDTPISTWTEFAEIIQKHPGEQLSFLVERNGDLVKLHVVPATIEEAGQKFGQIGVLYTSPVEKNALKAVVFGADQTWTWFKRIFELLGMLVTGKFTIDALSGPVGIYKATEEVAQYGVYNLMHWAAILSINLGIMNLLPLPALDGGRLLFFLFEAIRGKPIDKQKEGMVHFVGIVLLMILMIVVTWNDIQRFFFSS, from the coding sequence ATGGAGACCGTAATTGCTTTTATAATCGTATTCGGTTCCCTTGTCTTTTTTCATGAATTAGGTCATTTTCTATTCGCGAAAAAAGCTGGAATTATGGTGCGTGAATTTGCGATCGGATTTGGTCCGAAAATAATTGGCATTACAAAAGGTGAGACAATCTATACGATTCGCTTGTTGCCGCTTGGTGGCTATGTACGAATGGCAGGCGAAGATTTTGATACAGTCGAATTACTACCTGGATATCGGGTTGGACTGTATATCGGTCAAACAGGTGAAGTTGAAAAACTCTATTTGAATCAAAATATATCAAATCCTGATATCTTATTTATGGAAACAGAAAAATCAGACCTTGATAAAGAATTGTATATAGAAGGATACAGTGATGACGGGGAATTTGTTCGTTATCCGATTGCAAGAGATGCTGTCATCATCGAAAAAGGACAAGAAACAATTATTGCTCCTTACGATAGACAATTTGAATCGAAACCACTTGCAAGCCGTGCAATGACGATATTTGCTGGACCGTTATTTAACTTTATTTTATCCTTTTTGATTTTCTTGACAATCGGTTTATTACAAGGTGTTCCTACAAATGAACCGGTAATTACGGAAGTGCAAAGTTCAGGAGCAGCCTATGAAGGCGGCATGCAAGATGGTGACTACGTTAAAGAAGTAAACGATACACCGATTTCGACATGGACCGAATTTGCAGAAATCATTCAAAAGCATCCTGGAGAACAACTTTCTTTCCTAGTTGAAAGAAATGGTGATTTAGTCAAATTACATGTTGTTCCTGCTACGATTGAAGAGGCAGGACAAAAATTCGGACAAATTGGTGTTCTTTATACAAGCCCAGTCGAAAAAAATGCACTTAAAGCAGTCGTTTTCGGTGCAGATCAAACATGGACTTGGTTTAAAAGAATATTTGAACTGCTCGGCATGCTCGTAACCGGTAAGTTTACGATTGATGCATTGTCAGGGCCCGTTGGAATTTATAAGGCAACAGAAGAAGTTGCCCAATATGGCGTGTATAATTTAATGCACTGGGCTGCGATTTTAAGTATTAACTTAGGAATTATGAATTTACTGCCATTACCTGCACTTGATGGTGGTAGGTTATTATTCTTTTTATTTGAAGCAATTAGAGGTAAGCCCATTGATAAGCAAAAAGAAGGTATGGTTCATTTTGTAGGCATTGTCCTTCTAATGATCTTAATGATTGTTGTCACATGGAATGATATTCAGCGATTCTTTTTCAGTAGTTGA
- a CDS encoding 1-deoxy-D-xylulose-5-phosphate reductoisomerase, producing MKKKISLLGATGSIGVQTLDILKSNPNTFELVSFSAGLNIDKVREIASTFQPNMVSVIRQEDAKVLQSEFPRITFVYGAEGLREVAACTGADILVNAVIGSVGLGPTLEAIRAGITIAIANKETLVAAGEIVMDEARKFNVPLLPVDSEHSALFQSLNGENPKEITKLILTASGGSFRDVTRDELSNVTVEEALAHPNWSMGSKLTIDSATMMNKGLEVIEAHHLFNIPYEQIDVLLHRESIIHSMVEFHDTSVMAQLGSTDMRVPIQYALTYPHRIPMQNAKRLRLEEIGQLHFEKIDFKRFKALALAYEAGKAGGTMPTAMNAANEIAVSLFMKGHIPFLEIDEIVERVMDEHKTIVKPTLEAILEVDRNTRNTVYAMVQ from the coding sequence ATGAAAAAGAAAATTAGTTTATTAGGTGCAACAGGTTCTATTGGTGTACAAACATTAGATATACTAAAATCAAATCCAAATACATTTGAACTCGTATCTTTTTCAGCAGGTCTGAATATTGATAAGGTAAGAGAAATTGCAAGTACATTTCAACCAAATATGGTTTCTGTCATTAGGCAAGAAGATGCAAAAGTTTTACAGTCGGAATTTCCGAGGATCACCTTTGTATATGGAGCAGAGGGGTTGAGAGAAGTTGCTGCCTGTACAGGTGCGGATATTTTAGTGAATGCGGTTATTGGAAGTGTCGGGTTAGGTCCAACGTTAGAAGCGATCCGGGCAGGCATTACAATCGCAATTGCGAATAAAGAAACACTTGTCGCAGCAGGGGAAATTGTGATGGACGAAGCAAGAAAGTTCAATGTTCCTCTCCTTCCAGTAGATAGTGAACACTCAGCTTTATTTCAGTCATTGAATGGTGAAAATCCTAAAGAAATTACCAAGTTAATATTAACTGCATCTGGCGGTAGTTTTAGAGATGTCACTCGTGATGAATTATCAAATGTGACGGTCGAGGAAGCATTGGCGCATCCAAACTGGTCGATGGGGAGTAAATTAACGATTGACTCAGCGACGATGATGAACAAAGGGCTTGAAGTAATAGAAGCTCACCATTTGTTTAATATTCCTTACGAGCAGATTGATGTCTTATTGCACCGTGAAAGTATTATCCATTCTATGGTTGAATTTCACGATACAAGTGTGATGGCACAGTTAGGATCTACGGATATGCGCGTGCCAATTCAGTATGCTTTAACGTATCCGCATCGAATTCCAATGCAAAATGCAAAGCGTCTCCGATTAGAAGAAATCGGGCAATTACATTTTGAAAAAATTGATTTCAAACGTTTTAAAGCACTTGCACTTGCCTATGAAGCAGGTAAAGCAGGTGGCACAATGCCTACAGCGATGAATGCTGCAAATGAAATTGCTGTAAGTTTATTTATGAAGGGGCACATTCCATTTTTGGAAATTGATGAAATTGTTGAACGTGTCATGGATGAACATAAAACGATTGTAAAACCAACACTTGAAGCAATTTTAGAAGTAGATAGGAACACTAGAAACACAGTCTATGCTATGGTACAGTGA